From Nitrosopumilus zosterae, the proteins below share one genomic window:
- the phnE gene encoding phosphonate ABC transporter, permease protein PhnE has protein sequence MTPKNNIIIGIIVALLVVASYNVDANPMEFVDGLPNLVIIIDEMLQVESKYIPTAFLAMFETIQMAFIGTVVGVAIALPLSLLAARNLNSKFVYAPTRALLAATRTFPSILWALLFVIMVGLGPFAGVLAIIMYTVGFIAKLQYEVIETIDSDPMDAVSSIGVSKLQLIRYVVIPESASHLLSQILYMFDYNVRQTSILGLVGAGGIGFYIINYIKFFEYGKAAIFMIVVLVTVLIIDWVSVKIRDKYIIKSQHGMEITVK, from the coding sequence ATGACACCGAAAAATAACATCATCATAGGAATTATTGTTGCATTGCTTGTCGTCGCATCATACAATGTAGACGCAAACCCCATGGAGTTTGTTGATGGACTGCCAAATCTTGTAATAATTATAGATGAAATGCTTCAAGTAGAATCAAAATACATCCCTACTGCTTTTTTGGCAATGTTTGAAACAATTCAGATGGCATTTATAGGAACCGTTGTAGGAGTTGCAATTGCATTACCTCTTAGTTTGCTTGCTGCACGAAATCTGAACAGTAAATTTGTTTATGCTCCCACACGTGCATTACTAGCAGCAACTAGAACATTCCCTTCTATTCTATGGGCACTTTTGTTTGTAATCATGGTGGGATTGGGTCCTTTTGCAGGGGTATTGGCCATCATAATGTACACAGTAGGATTTATTGCCAAATTACAATACGAGGTAATTGAAACAATAGATTCTGATCCGATGGATGCAGTTAGTTCCATTGGCGTTTCAAAATTACAGCTTATTCGGTATGTAGTGATTCCTGAATCTGCCTCTCATCTATTAAGTCAAATTCTCTACATGTTTGATTACAATGTACGCCAAACAAGCATTTTGGGATTAGTTGGTGCGGGAGGTATAGGATTTTACATTATAAATTATATCAAATTCTTCGAGTATGGCAAAGCAGCAATTTTCATGATTGTAGTATTAGTTACAGTATTGATCATTGATTGGGTTAGTGTAAAGATTCGAGACAAATATATAATAAAATCGCAACATGGGATGGAAATTACTGTAAAATAA
- a CDS encoding AMP-binding protein has translation MKKHNIDSLEDLSHKAKNNLEWYWESVDKDIGIVWDKPYTKTLDMSKGIAWSKWFVDGKTNIYTSSVEKFAKSNPEKIAYYFESEDGRTSKITYSELNSKVSKLANALKSFGIKKGDVIAIYLPMIEEAILAILAASKIGAVQTTIFSGYSSQSLHVRLQDCRAKILFVSDGFHRKGKPISQKQIMENAVKNTSIEKIIVVSYKGIDKYIESENTISFKKIVSDETDLCDTEVMDSEDPLFILYTSGTTGNPKGVIHSHGGFSVFAGHQSAYLIDTHENDILFWPADIGWITGLVWNVYGLLIMGASAVIYDGALDFPTSDRIWKMMSDYNATIFGISPTAVRLFKKNDVEPLKSHSLDKIKNIPTTGEPLDEDSWWWLFEKVGNKKIPIMNLSGGTEIGGAMLSVFPGMKLKPSSVGIPIPGMDIDAFDDDGNSVKGENGYLVIKSPWPAMTRGLLNDDVKYIETYWSRFENIWFHGDYVYVDEDNLWYMRGRTDDVINVSGHRMSTVEIEHIVISHDDISDAASIAIPDELTGEAIVIFVVTDKTLNIDLESEISNYISEKIGKVAKPKYIFRLTELPKTRTGKIMRRLLKSKLLGKKLGDLSSLENPHVLDEIRKLG, from the coding sequence ATGAAAAAACATAACATAGATTCCTTAGAGGATTTATCTCACAAGGCCAAAAATAATTTAGAGTGGTATTGGGAATCTGTTGATAAAGACATAGGAATTGTTTGGGATAAACCATACACAAAAACTCTTGATATGTCAAAGGGTATTGCATGGTCAAAATGGTTTGTGGATGGAAAAACAAACATTTACACATCATCTGTAGAAAAATTTGCAAAATCAAATCCAGAAAAGATAGCATATTATTTTGAATCAGAAGACGGGCGAACATCCAAAATTACTTATTCAGAATTGAATTCTAAAGTATCTAAACTTGCTAATGCTCTAAAATCATTTGGCATAAAAAAAGGAGATGTTATTGCAATTTATCTTCCAATGATCGAAGAGGCAATACTGGCAATTCTTGCTGCCTCTAAGATTGGTGCAGTTCAAACAACTATTTTTTCAGGATACAGCTCACAATCATTGCATGTACGTTTACAAGATTGCAGAGCAAAAATTCTATTCGTTTCAGACGGATTTCACCGAAAAGGAAAACCTATTTCTCAAAAACAAATAATGGAAAATGCAGTAAAAAATACCAGTATTGAAAAAATCATAGTTGTATCATACAAAGGAATTGACAAATATATTGAATCTGAAAATACTATTTCATTCAAAAAAATTGTGTCTGACGAGACGGACTTGTGTGATACTGAGGTAATGGATTCCGAGGATCCTTTGTTTATATTATATACTTCAGGCACTACAGGCAATCCTAAAGGTGTAATTCACAGTCATGGGGGTTTCTCAGTATTTGCAGGTCATCAATCTGCTTATTTGATTGATACGCATGAAAATGATATTCTATTTTGGCCTGCAGATATAGGTTGGATCACAGGTCTTGTATGGAATGTTTATGGGCTTTTGATCATGGGAGCAAGTGCTGTAATTTATGACGGCGCACTTGATTTTCCAACATCTGATAGAATTTGGAAAATGATGTCGGATTACAATGCAACTATCTTTGGAATATCTCCAACTGCCGTTAGATTGTTTAAAAAAAATGATGTAGAACCGTTGAAATCACATTCGTTAGATAAAATCAAAAATATTCCTACTACGGGTGAACCTCTTGATGAAGATTCATGGTGGTGGCTGTTTGAAAAAGTTGGTAATAAAAAAATTCCCATCATGAATTTATCTGGAGGAACTGAAATTGGGGGTGCAATGTTGTCAGTATTTCCAGGAATGAAATTAAAACCGTCTAGTGTGGGAATTCCAATTCCCGGAATGGATATTGATGCTTTTGATGATGACGGTAATTCTGTAAAGGGTGAAAACGGATATTTGGTTATCAAATCACCTTGGCCCGCAATGACTCGAGGTTTGCTAAATGACGATGTTAAATATATTGAAACATACTGGTCTAGATTTGAAAATATCTGGTTTCATGGAGATTATGTCTATGTAGATGAGGATAATTTATGGTATATGCGTGGAAGAACTGATGATGTGATTAATGTATCTGGGCATCGTATGAGCACAGTAGAAATTGAACACATAGTAATCTCACATGATGACATTTCGGATGCTGCTTCAATAGCAATTCCCGATGAACTTACTGGAGAAGCTATCGTCATATTTGTTGTTACAGATAAAACGCTCAACATAGATTTAGAATCTGAAATTTCTAATTATATCTCTGAAAAAATAGGGAAAGTTGCAAAACCGAAATATATTTTCAGGTTGACTGAATTGCCAAAAACCAGAACAGGTAAAATTATGCGGAGATTGTTGAAATCAAAATTACTTGGAAAGAAACTGGGAGATTTATCATCACTTGAAAATCCTCATGTTTTAGATGAAATTCGTAAATTAGGTTGA
- the gatA gene encoding Asp-tRNA(Asn)/Glu-tRNA(Gln) amidotransferase subunit GatA: MNLKISALEYVQEVKNGNISAEDYVAKTIEHIQNVDDKLHAFLSVNNDAIDQAREIDKKIKSGKKVGDCFGMPISIKDNLCIKGSKTTCASKMLKDFIAPYDATAITKLKEQDAIFVGKVNMDEFAMGLTTEFSAYGPSKNPWNTEYVPGGSSGGSAVSVSAFECVASLGSDTGGSVRNPASFCSTVGYKPTYGLISRFGLISYANSIEQIGPLTRTVKDTAFMLNLISGIDPNDNTTIDNHQEDYLSGIDSGIEGKKIGIIQEMMGEGIDPSVLRATKEAISKLEGLGAICENVSLDMVKYSVAAYYTITATEAGSNLARYDNLRYGYDFPVEGYEFNSYISKARKNFGPEVTRRMILGGFVPSSGHAGKYFLKALKVKTKLTKEINDAFEKFDLLIAPTVPILPFKFGEKIDNPISLFLVDINTITANLTGKPAISVPFSHSNGLPIGIQLIANSNHDKLLLQAAYALEQTVTLPVVPL, from the coding sequence ATGAACCTAAAAATATCTGCTCTTGAATATGTTCAAGAAGTAAAAAATGGAAATATTTCTGCAGAAGATTATGTTGCAAAAACTATAGAACACATACAAAATGTTGATGATAAACTCCATGCATTCTTATCTGTAAATAATGATGCTATTGATCAGGCAAGAGAAATTGACAAGAAAATAAAATCGGGTAAAAAGGTAGGCGATTGTTTTGGAATGCCTATTTCAATTAAAGATAATTTGTGTATTAAGGGAAGCAAAACCACATGTGCGTCAAAGATGCTTAAAGATTTTATCGCACCATACGATGCTACAGCAATTACAAAATTAAAAGAACAAGATGCAATATTTGTTGGAAAAGTCAACATGGATGAATTTGCAATGGGGCTTACAACAGAATTTAGCGCATATGGTCCTAGCAAAAATCCTTGGAATACAGAATATGTTCCAGGTGGTTCTTCTGGAGGTAGTGCAGTTTCAGTAAGTGCATTTGAATGTGTAGCTTCACTTGGTTCTGATACCGGAGGTTCTGTAAGAAATCCTGCAAGTTTTTGTTCAACTGTTGGTTACAAACCAACATATGGTTTGATTAGCAGATTCGGTCTAATTTCATATGCTAACAGTATTGAGCAAATAGGTCCTCTTACAAGAACGGTCAAAGACACCGCATTTATGCTAAATTTGATTTCTGGAATAGATCCTAATGACAATACTACTATCGATAATCACCAGGAGGATTATCTGTCAGGCATAGACTCTGGTATCGAAGGCAAGAAAATTGGCATCATTCAAGAAATGATGGGGGAAGGAATAGATCCATCTGTACTTCGTGCCACAAAAGAGGCAATATCTAAACTTGAAGGATTAGGAGCAATTTGTGAGAATGTATCCCTTGACATGGTAAAATACTCCGTAGCTGCATATTACACCATTACTGCAACTGAAGCCGGAAGCAATCTTGCAAGATATGATAACTTGAGATATGGTTATGACTTTCCAGTTGAAGGATACGAATTCAATTCTTACATTTCAAAAGCAAGAAAAAACTTTGGTCCTGAAGTAACAAGAAGAATGATTCTTGGCGGATTTGTGCCATCATCTGGACACGCTGGAAAATATTTTCTAAAGGCATTAAAAGTTAAAACTAAACTCACAAAAGAAATCAATGATGCGTTTGAAAAATTTGATCTGTTAATTGCCCCAACCGTACCAATACTTCCATTCAAATTTGGTGAAAAAATCGATAATCCTATCTCATTATTCTTAGTTGACATAAATACAATTACTGCAAATCTTACAGGTAAACCTGCAATTTCAGTTCCGTTTTCCCATTCAAATGGATTGCCAATTGGAATACAATTAATTGCAAATTCAAATCATGACAAACTATTGCTTCAAGCTGCTTATGCCTTAGAACAAACTGTTACTTTGCCGGTGGTACCACTATGA
- the gatB gene encoding Asp-tRNA(Asn)/Glu-tRNA(Gln) amidotransferase subunit GatB codes for MIGLEIHCQLTNLQSKLFCSCKANYREFEINENICPICIGLPGSLPRLNKEAIKKATTIAMALNCTTPEKIAFFRKNYFYPDLPKNFQITQLNIYGDTSVGGHGSVTVGNKKIRITRIQLEEDPGRLVYEGSSSKNMITLVDYNRAGTPLVEIVTEPDFETPKEVRDFLNILSDLLENLEVSDPSLEGAMRADANVSIKGGKKVEIKNIGSFHDLEKAVHFEITRQESLNSRDIPIIQETRHWDDKRKITVSARSKEEEHDYRYFLEGDIPWIKIDTAILEELKSEMPESIISKKERYVSKYNIPAQVADVLSSDKFYSDLFEKAHTEKNAKEIANIITTDLMGLVDTREKREASKLTSTHLRELADSIQSGKISRNSSKNALQEIVKSGKDLSVIISELDLGNVSDASELIAIIQQVISEEPQAIEQTKINPQAINFLVGKVMQKTKGKADPILTLDLLKKQIDSS; via the coding sequence ATGATTGGATTAGAAATACATTGCCAATTAACAAATTTGCAAAGCAAATTGTTTTGTTCATGTAAAGCAAACTATCGTGAATTTGAAATAAATGAAAACATTTGCCCTATTTGTATTGGATTGCCAGGAAGTCTGCCTAGATTAAATAAAGAAGCCATAAAAAAAGCAACAACTATTGCAATGGCATTAAACTGTACCACTCCTGAAAAAATTGCTTTTTTTAGGAAAAATTATTTTTATCCTGATTTGCCTAAAAACTTCCAAATAACTCAACTCAACATTTATGGAGATACAAGCGTTGGAGGGCATGGTTCCGTCACGGTAGGAAATAAAAAAATCCGAATTACTCGAATACAGTTAGAAGAAGATCCGGGTAGGCTCGTTTATGAGGGAAGTTCATCAAAAAATATGATCACACTTGTTGATTACAATCGTGCTGGTACGCCATTAGTGGAAATTGTAACCGAACCTGATTTTGAAACTCCAAAAGAAGTAAGAGACTTTCTAAACATATTGTCTGATTTGCTTGAAAATCTTGAAGTTTCAGATCCTAGTTTAGAAGGAGCAATGAGAGCAGATGCAAATGTTTCAATTAAAGGTGGCAAAAAAGTGGAAATAAAAAATATCGGTTCATTTCATGATTTAGAAAAAGCCGTTCATTTTGAAATCACCCGACAAGAAAGTTTGAATTCCCGCGATATCCCCATCATTCAAGAAACACGCCACTGGGACGATAAGAGAAAAATTACTGTATCTGCGCGTTCTAAAGAAGAAGAACATGATTATCGCTATTTTCTAGAAGGAGACATTCCGTGGATTAAAATCGATACTGCGATCTTGGAAGAATTGAAATCAGAAATGCCTGAAAGCATAATCTCTAAAAAAGAAAGATATGTTTCAAAATACAACATACCTGCTCAGGTGGCAGATGTTTTATCATCGGATAAATTTTACTCAGATCTATTTGAAAAAGCACATACAGAAAAAAACGCTAAAGAAATTGCAAATATTATCACTACTGATTTGATGGGATTAGTCGATACAAGAGAGAAACGTGAAGCATCAAAACTCACTTCAACACATTTACGAGAACTAGCAGATTCAATACAATCAGGTAAAATTTCAAGAAATTCTTCTAAAAATGCATTACAAGAAATTGTGAAAAGTGGAAAAGATTTATCTGTAATTATTTCAGAATTAGATCTTGGAAATGTTTCTGATGCTTCAGAATTGATTGCCATTATTCAACAGGTAATTTCTGAAGAGCCTCAAGCAATAGAACAAACAAAAATAAATCCTCAAGCAATTAATTTTCTAGTGGGAAAAGTAATGCAAAAAACAAAAGGGAAAGCAGATCCAATTTTGACATTGGATTTGTTGAAAAAACAAATAGACAGTTCATGA
- the aspS gene encoding aspartate--tRNA(Asn) ligase: protein MIETELGTLRRSHYSDEILPSMDGSQVTIMGWVVTIRGHGNISFATIRDKNGDISVVAKKGDCSDEIRATISSLKSHSSIAVTGNVKSSEKAPSGFEIIPTELRVFSNVEKIPPFEPTAKTVKNIDTRLEVRPIDLRRISLQHIFKTRSLVLKSIRDYFNEQKFIEINTPKMIATATEGGAALFPIFYYNKEAFLAQSPQLYKEQLTMSFEKVFEIAPIFRAEPSRTNRHLAEAISIDLEEAFVDYNDVMNRIEEIIKISIMSVNKYVDENAGVEFTIPSMPETIPRYSYDELVDRMQKAGAKTEWGDDLYPSNLKKIGLDGFYFIKDWPLAPKPFYVKDSKSNPKVSESFDLMFGDLELSSGSTRIEKREELAERMKNKGMNTDAFEYHLGAFDYGVPPHAGCGIGLERLIMALTGTENIRDVTFYPRDVDRLTP, encoded by the coding sequence ATGATTGAAACTGAATTAGGAACATTACGTAGATCTCATTATTCTGATGAAATCCTCCCCTCTATGGATGGTTCTCAAGTAACAATAATGGGATGGGTCGTGACAATTCGAGGTCATGGAAATATTAGTTTTGCAACAATTCGTGACAAAAATGGCGATATTTCAGTTGTGGCCAAAAAAGGAGACTGTTCTGATGAAATACGTGCAACTATTTCATCATTAAAATCTCATTCATCCATTGCCGTTACCGGAAACGTCAAATCTTCAGAAAAAGCTCCTAGCGGGTTTGAAATAATTCCAACCGAATTAAGAGTTTTTTCCAATGTTGAAAAGATTCCTCCTTTTGAACCCACTGCAAAAACAGTGAAAAATATTGATACTAGATTGGAGGTACGACCCATTGATCTTAGACGAATTTCTTTACAACATATTTTCAAAACTAGAAGCTTAGTTTTAAAATCAATTCGAGATTATTTTAATGAACAAAAATTCATTGAAATCAATACTCCTAAAATGATTGCAACAGCTACTGAAGGCGGTGCAGCATTATTTCCCATATTTTATTACAACAAAGAAGCATTTCTAGCTCAAAGTCCGCAATTATACAAAGAACAATTAACGATGAGCTTTGAAAAAGTATTTGAAATTGCACCAATCTTTAGAGCAGAACCTTCTAGAACCAATCGTCATCTTGCCGAAGCAATATCTATTGATTTGGAAGAAGCATTTGTGGATTACAATGACGTGATGAATAGAATAGAAGAAATTATAAAAATTTCAATAATGTCTGTGAATAAATATGTAGATGAAAATGCAGGTGTTGAATTTACAATACCTTCTATGCCTGAAACCATACCGCGATATTCTTATGATGAATTAGTTGACAGAATGCAAAAAGCTGGAGCAAAAACTGAATGGGGAGATGACCTCTATCCTTCTAATCTAAAAAAGATTGGCCTGGATGGATTCTATTTTATAAAAGATTGGCCGTTGGCACCAAAACCGTTTTACGTAAAGGATAGTAAATCCAACCCTAAAGTTTCTGAATCTTTTGATTTAATGTTTGGTGATTTAGAATTATCCTCAGGCAGTACAAGAATTGAAAAAAGAGAAGAGTTAGCTGAGAGAATGAAGAACAAAGGAATGAATACAGATGCGTTTGAATATCATTTGGGGGCATTTGACTATGGAGTTCCTCCTCACGCAGGTTGTGGAATAGGTCTTGAACGGCTGATTATGGCACTTACAGGCACAGAAAACATTCGGGATGTAACGTTTTATCCCAGAGACGTTGACAGATTAACACCGTAG
- a CDS encoding Asp-tRNA(Asn)/Glu-tRNA(Gln) amidotransferase subunit GatC: protein MGIEEEIEHVSKLMKIDIDDHKEHVEKVRMMISYFDILDSAGVESEEISVHEISLSNLRDDEYIPFNEKLIEQLKHYKGTYVRAPKMSS, encoded by the coding sequence ATGGGTATTGAAGAAGAAATAGAACATGTTTCAAAATTAATGAAAATCGATATAGATGATCATAAAGAACATGTTGAAAAAGTACGTATGATGATCAGCTATTTTGATATTTTAGATTCTGCAGGTGTTGAATCTGAAGAAATATCTGTGCATGAAATATCCCTTTCAAATCTAAGAGATGATGAATACATTCCATTTAATGAAAAATTAATTGAACAATTAAAACACTACAAGGGAACGTATGTTCGCGCACCCAAGATGTCTTCATGA
- a CDS encoding formate--phosphoribosylaminoimidazolecarboxamide ligase has protein sequence MVAIATLGSHCALQVLKGAKDEGIKSILICEKKREKLYRRFPFIDELIIVDSFKEVLDQKCQLILEENKAILVPHGTLIAQMNSEEIESIKTPVFGNKWILRWESDREMKEKLMVEAKLPVPKPVSNPKDINKLVIVKRQGAAGGKGYFMAANEEDYNIKKNQLIADGIISKEETLYIQEYAAGVLAYLQFFYSPLNEELEFFGVDQRHESDIEGISRIPSEQQLKSKKVPSFNVIGNSPLVLRESLLEEVYNMGESFVDASKKMVSPGMNGPFCIEGVYDENAKFTSFEFSARIVAGTNIYMDGSPYYSLLFNESMSMGRRIAREIKIATETNQLDKITT, from the coding sequence ATGGTAGCCATAGCAACATTAGGATCTCATTGTGCTTTGCAAGTGCTCAAAGGTGCTAAAGATGAAGGAATCAAAAGTATTTTGATATGTGAAAAGAAGCGTGAAAAACTATATCGAAGATTTCCATTTATTGACGAATTAATTATCGTAGATTCTTTTAAAGAAGTTTTAGATCAAAAATGTCAATTGATTCTTGAAGAAAACAAGGCAATACTGGTTCCTCATGGCACATTAATTGCTCAAATGAATTCGGAAGAAATTGAATCAATCAAAACGCCTGTTTTTGGAAACAAGTGGATTCTAAGATGGGAATCAGACCGAGAGATGAAAGAAAAACTCATGGTGGAAGCCAAACTCCCAGTTCCAAAACCAGTCTCAAATCCTAAAGATATTAACAAATTAGTAATTGTCAAAAGACAGGGTGCTGCAGGTGGCAAAGGATACTTTATGGCAGCAAATGAAGAAGATTACAACATAAAAAAAAATCAATTGATTGCAGATGGAATAATTTCAAAAGAAGAAACACTCTACATTCAAGAATACGCTGCAGGTGTTTTAGCATATTTACAATTCTTTTATTCACCATTAAATGAAGAGCTGGAGTTTTTCGGGGTTGATCAAAGACATGAATCAGATATTGAGGGAATATCTAGAATCCCATCTGAACAACAATTAAAATCAAAGAAAGTTCCATCATTCAACGTAATTGGTAATAGTCCTCTGGTTTTGAGAGAGTCTCTGTTAGAAGAAGTCTACAATATGGGGGAGAGTTTTGTCGATGCATCTAAAAAAATGGTATCACCGGGAATGAATGGTCCTTTTTGTATAGAAGGAGTGTATGACGAAAATGCAAAATTTACATCATTTGAATTTTCAGCAAGGATTGTAGCAGGAACTAATATCTATATGGATGGCTCACCGTACTATTCTCTTTTGTTTAATGAATCAATGAGTATGGGTAGAAGAATAGCAAGAGAGATAAAAATAGCTACAGAGACAAATCAATTAGATAAAATCACAACATAA